One Prunus dulcis chromosome 7, ALMONDv2, whole genome shotgun sequence DNA segment encodes these proteins:
- the LOC117633759 gene encoding protein trichome birefringence-like 8, whose amino-acid sequence MDLQPSQQSQNLQSFPFSILIRRELRYAVSFFLLLVSSLFILSLVTPFDSQFLSDHLGFLSQILPTNHNISPGTCDYSYGRWVRDQSHPFQPYTENCPFLDPGFRCSQSGRKDEGYRTWRWQPAGCDVLRFNAIDFLQRSRNGRIVFAGDSIGRNQWESLLCMLAEAVSNKSRIYEVNGNPITKHKGFLSMRFEDYNLTVEYYRAPFLVVVGHPPHNSPDQVKTTIKLDQFHWYSKHWVGADVLIFSAGHWWNQDKTVRMGCYFEEGGKVNFTMDVMEAFRRSLQTWKSWVLENIEPLNTHVFFRSYSPVHYRNGTWNEGGLCDPYLEPETDYKNLEADPVNNLYISESIKQMEYENWKVQFLNITYLTEFRKDGHPSKYREPGTPADAPQDCSHWCLPGVPDTWNALIYANLLAKGFRTK is encoded by the exons ATGGATCTCCAGCCCTCTCAACAATCTCAGAATCTCCAAAGTTTCCCCTTTTCCATTCTAATCAGAAGAGAACTTCGTTATGCGGTCTCTTTCTTCCTGCTCCTAGTCTCTTCCTTATTTATTCTTAGTCTTGTAACCCCATTTGACTCGCAGTTTCTATCTGATCATTTGGGTTTCTTATCCCAAATCCTACCAACTAATCACAATATATCTCCAGGGACTTGTGATTATTCCTATGGCAGATGGGTGCGCGACCAGAGCCATCCATTTCAGCCCTACACCGAAAACTGCCCGTTCCTAGACCCTGGCTTCCGGTGCAGCCAAAGTGGTCGAAAAGACGAAGGTTATCGGACATGGCGGTGGCAGCCGGCTGGCTGTGATGTTTTGAG ATTCAATGCAATTGACTTCTTGCAAAGGAGCAGAAACGGACGGATAGTGTTTGCTGGCGACTCGATCGGAAGGAACCAGTGGGAATCTTTGTTATGCATGCTTGCAGAAGCAGTGTCCAACAAGTCTAGAATCTATGAAGTGAACGGGAACCCCATAACCAAACACAAGGGTTTTCTCTCCATGCGGTTCGAGGATTACAACCTCACAGTTGAATATTACAGGGCACCCTTCCTTGTGGTTGTAGGGCACCCACCCCATAACTCACCGGACCAAGTCAAGACCACAATCAAGCTCGACCAGTTCCACTGGTACTCCAAACATTGGGTGGGGGCCGATGTCCTAATTTTCAGTGCAGGGCACTGGTGGAACCAAGACAAAACAGTAAGGAT GGGATGCTACTTTGAGGAAGGCGGGAAAGTGAACTTCACAATGGATGTGATGGAAGCATTTAGGAGGTCTTTACAAACCTGGAAGTCTTGGGTGTTAGAGAATATAGAACCTCTAAATACTCATGTTTTCTTTCGTAGCTACTCCCCGGTACATTACAG GAACGGGACATGGAACGAAGGGGGACTTTGCGatccctatttggagccagaAACAGACTACAAAAATCTTGAAGCTGACCCAGTGAATAATCTATACATATCTGAATCAATCAAACAGATGGAATATGAAAACTGGAAGGTCCAGTTCTTAAACATCACATATCTAACAGAGTTCAGGAAGGATGGTCACCCTTCAAAGTATCGTGAGCCAGGGACCCCAGCCGATGCTCCACAAGATTGCAGCCACTGGTGCCTACCCGGAGTGCCTGACACATGGAATGCACTAATTTATGCCAATTTACTGGCAAAAGGATTCAGAACCAAGTGA
- the LOC117634901 gene encoding B3 domain-containing protein At2g36080-like translates to MSINHFSSDHPETQWWPNTAHQQQQDSSRPHFLPQFYQDTHHHNYQAWLNSQEQPTPMSPTPPTPTTLNFNLNQNDAESDHANQLQHHLLLQSSPPLDDHDEENEPMFEKPLTPSDVGKLNRLVIPKQHAEKYFPLGGGDSGLLLSFEDESGKSWRFRYSYWNSSQSYVLTKGWSRYVKEKRLDAGDVVLFERRRSHTERLFIGWRRRSAAATPSAHDSGPGATQVSGGAGESSGSAGGWTRMFYSAPHHNNSDGGSSYPAHQYHNHSVAPYPPDCLHAAGSGVQNMSQTTSSVGSSKILRLFGVNLECQQQAEHESEPSTPDGSSSLSMSSSQGPTPHHHLYPRAAYDYAADQRDFSFSRDGNPMRNRRG, encoded by the exons ATGTCCATAAACCACTTTTCCTCAGACCACCCAGAAACCCAGTGGTGGCCTAACACTGcccaccaacaacaacaagacTCCTCCAGACCCCATTTCCTCCCTCAATTTTATCAAGACACCCACCACCACAATTACCAGGCTTGGCTCAACTCCCAAGAACAACCCACACCCATGTCCCCTACTCCTCCCACCCCTACCACCCTCAATTTCAATCTCAACCAAAACGACGCCGAATCAGACCACGCCAACCAATTACAgcaccacctcctcctccaatCCTCCCCGCCGCTCGACGACCACGACGAGGAGAACGAGCCCATGTTCGAGAAGCCCTTAACCCCTAGCGACGTCGGGAAGCTGAACCGCCTTGTCATCCCCAAGCAGCACGCGGAGAAATATTTCCCACTCGGTGGGGGCGACTCAGGGCTCCTGCTGAGTTTCGAGGACGAGTCGGGTAAGTCCTGGCGCTTCCGCTACTCCTACTGGAACAGCAGCCAGAGCTACGTCCTCACCAAAGGGTGGAGCCGCTACGTCAAGGAGAAGCGCCTCGACGCCggcgacgtcgttttgttcGAGCGCCGCCGCTCACACACCGAACGCCTCTTCATAGGCTGGAGGCGCCGCTCCGCTGCCGCCACTCCCTCGGCCCACGATAGCGGGCCTGGCGCTACGCAGGTTAGCGGAGGAGCGGGCGAGAGCAGCGGTAGCGCGGGGGGCTGGACCAGGATGTTCTATTCTGCGCCGCATCATAATAATAGTGATGGTGGTTCGTCTTATCCTGCGCACCAGTATCATAATCATAGTGTGGCGCCATACCCACCTGACTGTCTTCATGCAGCAG GGTCTGGTGTCCAGAACATgagtcaaacgacgtcgtcGGTTGGGAGCTCGAAGATACTGAGGCTGTTTGGGGTGAACTTGGAGTGCCAGCAGCAGGCTGAGCACGAGTCCGAGCCATCCACACCCGATGGCTCGTCGTCTTTGTCCATGTCATCGAGCCAGGGTCCAACCCCACACCACCACTTGTACCCCCGAGCTGCTTATGACTATGCTGCAGACCAGAGG GATTTCAGTTTCTCCCGAGATGGGAATCCCATGAGAAATCGCCGAGGATAA